One genomic region from Spirosoma sp. KCTC 42546 encodes:
- a CDS encoding ABC transporter permease produces MTPPRLADQLLRFFCAPHRLEEVQGDLHEEFAWQVERVGERRARWRYWRDVLGFIKPRPGRRSAGGSFEVKRELNQYPKPTNTDMLRNYLKVAFRNLVKNKGYSAINIGGLSAGMAVAMLIGLWIYDELSYNTYHSHYDRIAQVMQHQTVNGHISSQESIPALLDAELRTKYGTNFKHLAMAAYKGDRILSYGEKKMARPGNYMDVEMPEILSLHMLKGSRNGLKELNSILLSASTAQALFGNVDPIGKLINIEGKADVKVTGVYEDLPFNTEFHDLTFIAPWELYVATQPWVKQALDKRIWGENSFQLFVQLADNADIKTVSDRIINAKLDNVPADEKKYKSEIFLHPMSDWRLYSGWEEGVQTGGYIQYVRLFAIVGLFVLLLACINFMNLSTARSEKRAKEVGIRKSMGSVRSQLVKQFFSESFLVVFFAFAGAILIILALLPWFNEVSAKQLVFPWTKVSFWVVSLGFILITGLLAGSYPAFYLSSFQPIKVLKGHGPSLRFKMGSLAAVPRKVLVVVQFTVSITLIIGTIIVYRQIQHTKNRPLGYNSNGVVMIPMLSPAFYGKYDVLKTDLQNAGVIQEIAESSSPMTSVWSNTSGFSWEGKDPSLDTDFSSIWVTHDFGKTVGWQFNEGRDFSRTFTTDSSAIIINETAVKFMGLKHPIGTVVRWGDEKDPRTKYFTIIGVVKDVLAESPYEPVKQAIYFLDYNNVNWIMLKLNPGRSVSQSIATIESVFKKHIPSAPFDYKFADQEFGKKFASEERIGKLAGGFAILAIFISCLGLFGLASFTAEQRTKEIGVRKVLGASVLNLWSMLSKDFLVLVIISCLIASPIAYYYLGAWLKDYDYRTEISWWIFAGSAAGALLITLLTVSYQSIKAALMNPVKSLRSE; encoded by the coding sequence ATGACCCCACCCCGCTTAGCTGACCAACTTCTCCGCTTCTTCTGCGCTCCTCATCGGCTGGAAGAAGTGCAGGGGGATTTACACGAAGAGTTTGCCTGGCAGGTCGAGCGCGTTGGCGAACGACGGGCCCGCTGGCGCTATTGGCGGGACGTATTGGGGTTTATAAAGCCCCGGCCGGGCCGACGTTCGGCTGGAGGGTCATTTGAAGTAAAGCGGGAGCTGAATCAATATCCAAAACCAACCAACACAGACATGTTACGTAATTATTTAAAAGTTGCTTTTCGAAACCTGGTCAAGAACAAAGGCTACTCGGCCATCAATATTGGTGGGCTGTCGGCTGGCATGGCCGTAGCGATGCTGATTGGCCTCTGGATCTACGACGAACTCTCCTATAACACGTACCACTCGCATTACGATCGTATTGCCCAGGTTATGCAGCACCAAACGGTCAATGGACACATTAGTTCACAGGAATCCATTCCTGCTCTGCTGGATGCCGAGTTGCGAACCAAGTACGGTACCAATTTTAAACACCTGGCAATGGCGGCCTATAAAGGCGACCGGATACTGTCGTATGGTGAAAAAAAGATGGCTCGCCCAGGGAACTACATGGATGTTGAAATGCCCGAGATTCTGTCGTTGCATATGCTGAAAGGCAGTCGTAATGGGTTAAAAGAACTCAATTCTATTTTGCTATCGGCCTCAACGGCACAGGCGCTTTTTGGCAATGTTGACCCGATTGGTAAACTCATCAATATCGAGGGGAAGGCCGATGTGAAGGTAACGGGCGTTTATGAAGACTTACCCTTCAACACGGAATTTCACGATCTCACCTTCATTGCTCCCTGGGAGTTATACGTAGCAACGCAGCCCTGGGTAAAGCAGGCACTTGACAAGCGGATTTGGGGCGAAAACTCGTTTCAACTGTTTGTCCAGCTTGCCGATAACGCGGATATAAAAACGGTGAGTGATCGGATCATAAACGCTAAGCTGGACAACGTACCCGCCGACGAGAAGAAATACAAATCGGAGATTTTTTTGCACCCGATGAGCGACTGGCGGTTGTACTCGGGTTGGGAAGAGGGCGTTCAGACAGGTGGCTACATCCAGTATGTCCGGCTGTTTGCGATCGTTGGTCTTTTTGTCTTGTTACTGGCCTGCATCAACTTTATGAATCTAAGCACGGCCCGGTCCGAAAAGCGAGCTAAAGAAGTGGGTATTCGAAAGTCCATGGGATCAGTACGCAGCCAGCTTGTGAAGCAGTTTTTTAGCGAGTCGTTTCTGGTGGTTTTCTTTGCATTTGCTGGAGCCATACTGATTATTCTGGCTTTACTACCCTGGTTTAACGAGGTGTCCGCCAAGCAACTCGTTTTCCCCTGGACGAAGGTTTCATTCTGGGTAGTGAGCCTGGGATTCATCCTAATTACTGGACTATTGGCAGGTAGTTATCCTGCGTTCTATCTATCATCCTTCCAGCCGATTAAAGTCTTAAAGGGACACGGTCCGTCGCTACGGTTCAAAATGGGCAGTTTGGCGGCTGTTCCACGCAAAGTGCTGGTTGTGGTTCAGTTCACGGTTTCCATTACGCTGATCATTGGTACGATTATCGTTTATCGACAGATCCAGCACACCAAAAATCGACCGCTCGGCTACAATAGCAACGGCGTAGTGATGATTCCAATGCTATCGCCAGCGTTTTACGGCAAATACGACGTCCTGAAAACCGACCTACAAAATGCGGGTGTTATTCAGGAAATAGCCGAATCATCCAGCCCAATGACGAGCGTTTGGTCAAACACGAGTGGCTTTAGCTGGGAAGGCAAGGACCCGTCGCTCGACACCGATTTTTCATCCATTTGGGTAACGCACGACTTCGGCAAAACAGTGGGTTGGCAATTTAACGAGGGCCGCGATTTTTCGAGAACGTTCACAACCGACTCGTCGGCCATAATCATCAACGAAACGGCTGTCAAGTTTATGGGGCTCAAGCATCCCATTGGCACGGTTGTCAGATGGGGAGATGAAAAAGATCCCAGAACAAAATATTTTACCATCATCGGAGTGGTCAAAGACGTATTGGCCGAATCGCCCTACGAGCCGGTGAAACAGGCGATTTACTTCCTGGATTACAATAACGTCAACTGGATCATGCTCAAGCTGAATCCAGGTCGAAGCGTTAGCCAATCCATAGCCACTATCGAATCTGTTTTCAAAAAACACATTCCCTCGGCTCCGTTCGATTACAAATTTGCCGACCAGGAGTTCGGTAAAAAGTTTGCATCGGAAGAGCGGATCGGCAAGCTGGCAGGTGGCTTTGCGATACTGGCCATTTTCATTTCCTGCCTGGGGTTGTTTGGCTTAGCTTCGTTCACGGCCGAGCAACGCACCAAAGAGATTGGGGTTCGTAAAGTGCTGGGTGCTTCCGTGTTGAATCTGTGGAGTATGCTCTCCAAAGACTTTCTAGTACTAGTCATCATCTCCTGTCTGATCGCATCGCCAATTGCTTACTATTATCTGGGCGCATGGCTGAAGGATTACGACTACCGAACCGAAATATCGTGGTGGATTTTCGCAGGTTCGGCCGCTGGCGCTTTGCTTATTACGTTACTAACCGTCAGTTACCAAAGTATCAAAGCGGCATTGATGAACCCCGTGAAGAGTTTACGATCTGAATAA